A genomic region of Nymphaea colorata isolate Beijing-Zhang1983 chromosome 2, ASM883128v2, whole genome shotgun sequence contains the following coding sequences:
- the LOC116249237 gene encoding phosphoethanolamine N-methyltransferase 3-like translates to MAEIDEREVQKSYWIEHSVDLTVEAMMLDSKAADLDKEERPEVLSLLPDFKRKDVLELGAGIGRFTAEIAKDAGSLIAIDFIESVIKKNESVNGHFKNTKFMCADVTSPKLQFAPDSFDLIFSNWLLMYLSDTEVEDLARRMIEWVKVGGFIFFRESCFHQSGDSKRKRNPTHYREPRFYTKAFKECHWHDGAGSSFEVLLLTCKCIGAYVRNKKNQNQICWIWQKVRSTEDKDFQRFLDNVQYNSNGIMRYERVFGEGFVSTGGLVTTKEFVSKLDLKPGQKVLDVGCGIGGGDFYMAENFDVEVTGIDLSVNMVSFALERAIGRKCSVEFEVADCTKKAYPDGTFDVIYSRDTILHIKDKPALFRSFFKWLKPGGKVLISDYCRSAKEPSPEFSDYIKQRDYDLHDVEAYGQMLKDAGFVEVISEDRTDQFLEVLRKELDAVEKEKDAFIHDFSLEDYDDIVEGWKKKLVRSSSGEQRWGLFIAKK, encoded by the exons ATGGCGGAAATAG ATGAAAGAGAGGTCCAGAAGAGTTATTGGATCGAGCACTCTGTGGATCTGACAGTCGAGGCGATGATGCTCGATTCCAAGGCTGCAGACCTTGATAAAGAAGAAAGGCCTGAG GTGTTATCTCTCCTTCCAGATTTTAAGCGAAAAGATGTTCTTGAGCTAGGTGCTGGCATTGGTCGTTTCACTGCCGAAATAGCAAAGGATGCTGGATCTCTTATAGCAATAGACTTTATTGAGAGTGTTATTAAGAAG AATGAAAGTGTTAACGGACATTTCAAGAACACAAAATTTATGTGTGCTGATGTAACATCTCCAAAGCTCCAGTTTGCACCAGATTCATTTGACTTGATTTTTTCAAACTGGCTCCTTATGTATCTATCAGATACTGAG GTTGAGGATTTGGCTAGAAGAATGATTGAATGGGTTAAAGTTGGTGGGTTTATTTTCTTCAGAGAGTCATGCTTTCATCAGTCTGGAGATTCCAAACGAAAAAGGAACCCAACACATTATAGGGAACCACGTTTCTACACAAAG GCCTTTAAAGAATGTCACTGGCATGATGGTGCCGGAAGTTCTTTTGAGGTCTTGCTGCTCACCTGCAAATGTATTGGCGCATATGTgcgaaacaagaaaaatcagaaCCAG ATTTGCTGGATCTGGCAAAAAGTTAGATCAACAGAAGATAAGGACTTTCAGCGATTTCTAGATAATGTGCAATATAACAGCAATGGCATAATGCGATATGAACGTGTGTTTGGGGAAGGTTTCGTAAGCACTGGAGGCCTCG TCACCACAAAAGAGTTTGTGTCGAAACTGGACCTAAAGCCTGGGCAGAAAGTTCTTGATGTGGGCTGCGGCATAGGGGGAGGCGATTTTTACATGGCAGAGAACTTCGATGTGGAAGTGACGGGCATCGATCTTTCCGTAAACATGGTCTCTTTCGCACTTGAACGTGCCATAGGCCGTAAGTGCTCCGTGGAATTTGAAGTTGCTGACTGCACAAAGAAGGCATATCCTGATGGCACGTTCGACGTGATATACAGCCGTGACACCATTCTTCACATAAAG GACAAGCCTGCCCTCTTCCGCAGCTTCTTCAAGTGGCTGAAACCTGGAGGGAAGGTCCTGATCAGTGATTACTGTAGGAGCGCTAAAGAGCCATCGCCGGAATTCAGCGACTACATTAAACAACGTGATTATGACCTTCACGACGTAGAGGCTTACGGCCAG ATGCTCAAGGATGCTGGGTTTGTTGAAGTTATATCGGAAGATAGGACTGATCAG TTTCTCGAGGTGTTACGAAAGGAATTGGACGCTGtcgagaaagagaaagatgcCTTCATCCATGACTTCTCATTG GAAGATTACGATGACATAGTTGAAGGGTGGAAGAAAAAGCTTGTGAGGAGCTCTTCCGGAGAGCAGAGGTGGGGCCTTTTcatagcaaagaaatga